TTTCCGTGCAATTGTCTCCGATACTCCATCGTCAGCATTTGTAGGTATATGTAAATACTGTTCTCCTATTTTCTTGATTGCTTCTGCAATGTCGCCAACTTCTTTATTCGTTGGCATGAACGGGTAAACGACATAAACATAACGATATAAAAGTTGCTTTAATAATTGAAATAACGTTGGATTCTCCTGTTCCATATTCCGTAAAATAACTAGAATTTGGTTATAGATGTTATTGCTTTTTATATCCTCTAACTTTAAAGGTACTATACCCATGCTTAAACTAAATTTATGTATTTCCACTTCATCAGAGACATTGCTTTCCTTCATCCAAATTAGAAGAGCCGTTTTAATAACGGGATGAACATGTTCATTTGTTAAAAGAGATAAAACATCCCGGTCAGGCCGTACTTTCATACTCCGCATACGATTAACAATACGCCATTGTTCCTGATGATTATCTTGATTAATAGCTTCATACAATTCTTCTATGATAGAACTTTTACTTTCTACTGCTAAATCCATTTTCATTTGTTCACTCATATCATACAGCTGTTTAAATTGCTCCTCAAGAAAATCAGGAACTGAACCATTCTCAAATTCGTATTCGATTTGTT
This region of Oceanobacillus sp. FSL K6-2867 genomic DNA includes:
- a CDS encoding tetratricopeptide repeat protein — its product is MGSKSENIILFPKLQKRLEEESLFALQEKRYEEALNKLNLLLSYHIDNHEILIGKLICLMELGRTAEAQDLCEELLQLRNEDYYHYVHIYLTILFQTNQYDLLMEQIEYEFENGSVPDFLEEQFKQLYDMSEQMKMDLAVESKSSIIEELYEAINQDNHQEQWRIVNRMRSMKVRPDRDVLSLLTNEHVHPVIKTALLIWMKESNVSDEVEIHKFSLSMGIVPLKLEDIKSNNIYNQILVILRNMEQENPTLFQLLKQLLYRYVYVVYPFMPTNKEVGDIAEAIKKIGEQYLHIPTNADDGVSETIARKMKEISMCDSLYLSIIEE